The following are from one region of the Deinococcus betulae genome:
- a CDS encoding DoxX family protein, which yields MNARRVSPAVLLLATVFIVAGTLHFLAPKPFDRIVPPWVPLGPRAATLLSGAAEILGGLGLLHPATRPAARWWLLALLIAVFPANVYMAQDSDRFQVSSAVAWGRLPLQPLLMWAVWRAGRRSPGQYTPPVPNAR from the coding sequence ATGAACGCCCGCCGAGTCTCTCCTGCGGTGCTGCTGCTGGCCACCGTTTTTATCGTGGCTGGAACGCTGCACTTTCTAGCCCCGAAGCCCTTTGACCGGATCGTGCCGCCGTGGGTGCCCCTCGGGCCACGCGCCGCCACACTGCTGAGTGGCGCGGCCGAGATCCTGGGCGGGCTGGGGCTGCTGCACCCGGCGACCCGGCCAGCGGCCCGCTGGTGGCTGCTGGCCCTGCTAATCGCGGTGTTTCCAGCCAACGTCTACATGGCGCAGGACAGTGACCGGTTTCAGGTCAGCTCGGCGGTGGCCTGGGGCCGCCTGCCCCTACAACCGCTGCTGATGTGGGCTGTCTGGCGGGCAGGCCGGCGGTCACCAGGCCAGTACACCCCGCCTGTGCCTAACGCCCGTTAG
- a CDS encoding GNAT family N-acetyltransferase — MVSPALTLRPRQDSDLPALASALRAVHEAQAYPSLWPDDPQAFVAGRGDGWVACLGGHSVGQVVLSPLSSPAPDWLAAVTVPGPYLEVKRLFVTPAAQGLGVARAMLGHAAAQARQAGAQAILQVNERSAPAVALYQRGGWVQLGSAQGGWREADGTSPRVLVFAAPA, encoded by the coding sequence GTGGTCTCCCCTGCCCTGACCTTGCGCCCCCGGCAAGACAGTGACCTGCCTGCACTCGCGTCGGCCCTGCGCGCCGTACACGAAGCCCAGGCCTACCCCTCGCTGTGGCCAGATGACCCTCAGGCTTTTGTGGCCGGGCGCGGCGACGGCTGGGTGGCGTGCCTGGGCGGGCACAGCGTGGGGCAGGTAGTGCTTTCTCCTCTGAGCAGTCCGGCCCCCGACTGGCTGGCGGCCGTCACCGTGCCGGGGCCGTATCTGGAGGTCAAACGGCTGTTCGTCACGCCAGCCGCTCAGGGGCTGGGGGTGGCCCGCGCGATGCTGGGGCACGCGGCGGCGCAGGCCCGGCAAGCCGGCGCCCAGGCCATCTTGCAGGTCAACGAGCGCAGCGCCCCGGCCGTTGCCCTGTACCAGCGCGGGGGCTGGGTGCAGCTGGGCAGCGCTCAGGGCGGCTGGCGGGAAGCAGACGGCACCTCGCCGCGCGTGCTGGTGTTCGCCGCGCCCGCTTGA
- the treZ gene encoding malto-oligosyltrehalose trehalohydrolase, with translation MTTSEVPNTARQRSRLGAQLLPDKHRTRFRVWSTRAKDVQVRVGGQDHPLQALPDHMFEAVLPVGAGTRYLFMLDGLALPDPYARFLPDGVHGEAEVVDLDAYAWQYPNWTGPELGDCVFYELHVGTFTPQGTLRAAQDRLPYLRDLGITAVQVMPVAAFPGGRGWGYDGVAMYAPYAPYGRPEDLMAFVDAAHGLGLAVFLDVVYNHFGPDGNYLSAYSPSYFTDRFHTAWGQGLDYAEAHMRRYITGNARMWLQDYRFDGLRLDATASMQDDSPEHILSELAREVHALGGHHLMLAEDHRNLPDLVTDSGLDGIWVDDFHHEVRVTLTGEHEGYYGGYRGGAAELAQLLNRGWLYEGQFWNVTGEEHDRGRPADGLEAPSFVYCIQNHDQIGNRALGDRLQDHEGVTVAEVRGASTLLLSLPMTPLLFQGQEWMAGTPFPFFSDHHGELGHMVSEGRRKEFAYFSGFSTLDVPDPQQEATFVSAKLNWAEREEGDHARTLALYRTLLRLRREDPVLAWRSRRGLSAGTFGVSGAEAQGLWVRWQTPQGERVLAWNLTPQPVPAHLLALPFNLPAGVLLHSEGDPARPTPLSDLTLQPGEAALFA, from the coding sequence ATGACGACCTCAGAGGTGCCGAACACGGCGAGGCAACGCTCCCGGTTGGGCGCACAGTTACTGCCAGATAAACACCGCACGCGCTTTAGGGTGTGGAGTACGCGGGCCAAGGACGTGCAGGTGCGCGTCGGCGGCCAGGACCACCCTCTGCAAGCTCTGCCGGACCACATGTTCGAGGCCGTTCTGCCCGTGGGGGCCGGCACCCGCTACCTGTTCATGCTGGACGGCCTGGCCCTGCCCGACCCCTACGCCCGCTTTCTGCCGGACGGGGTTCACGGCGAGGCCGAGGTGGTGGACCTGGATGCCTACGCCTGGCAGTACCCCAACTGGACCGGCCCGGAACTGGGCGACTGCGTGTTCTACGAACTGCATGTGGGCACCTTTACCCCGCAGGGCACCCTCCGGGCGGCGCAGGACCGCCTGCCCTACCTGCGTGACCTGGGCATAACGGCGGTGCAGGTCATGCCGGTCGCTGCCTTTCCGGGGGGGCGCGGCTGGGGCTACGACGGCGTGGCCATGTACGCCCCCTACGCCCCTTATGGCCGTCCAGAAGACCTGATGGCCTTTGTGGACGCCGCGCACGGCCTGGGACTGGCGGTGTTTTTAGACGTGGTGTATAACCACTTTGGCCCGGACGGCAATTATCTGAGCGCCTACAGCCCTTCGTATTTTACCGACCGCTTTCACACGGCCTGGGGCCAGGGCCTGGACTACGCCGAGGCCCACATGCGCCGCTACATCACCGGCAACGCGCGGATGTGGCTTCAGGATTACCGCTTTGACGGCCTGCGACTGGACGCCACCGCCAGCATGCAGGACGACAGCCCCGAGCACATCCTCTCGGAGCTGGCCCGCGAGGTGCATGCGCTGGGCGGCCACCACCTGATGCTGGCCGAGGACCACCGTAACCTCCCCGACCTGGTGACCGACTCTGGCCTGGACGGCATCTGGGTGGACGACTTTCACCATGAAGTGCGCGTGACCCTGACCGGCGAACATGAGGGGTACTACGGCGGCTACCGGGGCGGCGCGGCCGAACTGGCCCAGCTGCTCAACCGGGGCTGGCTGTACGAGGGCCAGTTCTGGAATGTCACGGGCGAGGAGCACGACCGGGGCCGCCCGGCTGACGGACTGGAGGCCCCCAGCTTCGTGTACTGCATTCAGAACCACGACCAGATTGGCAACCGCGCCCTGGGCGACCGCCTGCAAGACCACGAGGGCGTCACCGTAGCGGAGGTACGCGGGGCCAGCACGCTGCTGCTGTCGCTGCCCATGACGCCGCTGCTGTTTCAGGGCCAGGAATGGATGGCGGGTACGCCCTTTCCCTTTTTCAGCGACCACCACGGCGAACTCGGCCACATGGTCTCGGAGGGCCGGCGCAAGGAGTTCGCGTATTTCTCGGGATTCAGCACCCTGGACGTGCCCGACCCGCAGCAGGAGGCCACCTTTGTCAGCGCCAAGCTGAACTGGGCCGAGCGGGAGGAAGGTGACCACGCCCGCACCCTGGCGCTCTACCGCACGCTGCTGCGGCTGCGGCGCGAGGACCCGGTGCTGGCCTGGCGCTCGCGGCGGGGCCTGTCGGCCGGCACCTTTGGCGTCAGCGGCGCCGAGGCGCAGGGCCTGTGGGTGCGCTGGCAGACCCCGCAGGGCGAGCGGGTCTTGGCCTGGAACCTCACGCCGCAGCCCGTCCCCGCCCATCTGCTGGCGCTGCCGTTTAACCTGCCGGCCGGGGTGCTGCTGCACTCGGAAGGCGACCCGGCCAGACCCACGCCTCTAAGCGACCTGACGCTGCAGCCCGGTGAGGCGGCGCTGTTCGCATGA
- a CDS encoding acetyl-CoA C-acetyltransferase, giving the protein MSKLVIVAARRTPIGNFMGSLKDVSAADLGVTAAKAVLEGVDGADIADVIVGNVLQAGQGMNVARQIGIGAGLPHDVPGLTVNRVCGSGLQAVVSAAQGIRAGDGQLYLAGGTESMSRAPYLLPRAREGYRLGHAQALDSIISDGLTDVFGGYHMGVTAETIAAQWQLSREDQDAFALESQTRAAAALAGNFFADELVSVEVPGKKGPTTFASDEYPRATSAEALAKLKPAFKKDGTVTAGNASGINDGAAMLLIASEAYAQAHGLPVLAEVASYAAIGVDPAVMGIGPAKAVPIALDRAGLSVSDVDLFELNEAFAAQSLAVVRDLGADPARVNVTGGAVALGHPIGASGARVLVTLIHQLRRLGKETGVASLCIGGGMGIAVVVRAQ; this is encoded by the coding sequence ATGAGCAAACTGGTGATTGTGGCGGCGCGGCGCACGCCGATTGGCAACTTTATGGGCAGTCTGAAAGACGTATCGGCCGCTGACCTGGGCGTCACAGCAGCCAAGGCGGTGCTGGAGGGCGTGGACGGCGCAGACATTGCCGACGTGATTGTGGGCAACGTCCTTCAGGCCGGGCAGGGCATGAACGTGGCCCGCCAGATTGGCATTGGCGCGGGTCTGCCCCACGATGTGCCGGGCCTGACGGTCAACCGGGTGTGTGGCAGCGGCCTGCAAGCCGTGGTCAGCGCGGCGCAGGGCATCCGGGCCGGGGACGGGCAGCTGTATCTGGCCGGCGGCACCGAATCCATGAGCCGCGCACCGTACCTGCTGCCCCGCGCCCGCGAGGGCTACCGCCTGGGCCACGCCCAGGCCCTGGATTCCATCATCAGTGACGGCCTGACCGATGTGTTCGGCGGCTACCACATGGGCGTCACCGCCGAGACCATCGCCGCGCAGTGGCAGCTGAGCCGCGAGGACCAGGACGCTTTCGCCCTGGAGAGTCAGACCCGCGCCGCCGCCGCCCTGGCCGGCAACTTCTTTGCCGACGAACTGGTCAGCGTGGAAGTGCCGGGCAAGAAAGGCCCCACGACTTTTGCCAGCGACGAGTATCCCCGCGCCACCTCGGCCGAAGCGCTGGCGAAGCTGAAACCTGCCTTCAAAAAAGACGGCACCGTGACGGCCGGCAATGCCAGCGGCATCAACGACGGCGCGGCCATGCTGCTGATTGCCAGCGAGGCCTACGCCCAGGCCCATGGCCTGCCGGTGCTGGCTGAGGTCGCCAGTTACGCCGCCATCGGCGTGGACCCCGCCGTCATGGGCATTGGACCCGCCAAGGCGGTGCCGATTGCCCTGGACCGCGCCGGCCTGAGCGTCAGCGACGTGGACCTGTTCGAGCTGAACGAGGCCTTCGCCGCGCAGTCGCTGGCCGTGGTGCGCGACCTGGGGGCCGACCCCGCGCGGGTAAACGTGACGGGCGGCGCGGTGGCGCTGGGCCACCCCATCGGCGCCAGCGGGGCGCGCGTGCTGGTCACCCTGATTCACCAGCTGCGGCGCCTGGGCAAGGAAACCGGCGTGGCCAGCCTGTGCATCGGCGGCGGCATGGGCATTGCCGTGGTGGTGCGCGCCCAGTAA
- a CDS encoding Bax inhibitor-1/YccA family protein, with translation MQTYPTTAHTTDIVRTFMARTYSWMAAGLALTAGVAFLTAQNDALAYQVYQLRMPLFLAQLALVFVLSLFSARLNSAVAGALFIGYAALTGLTFSGLLLAYDASAVTAAFATTAGTFGLMSVAGFIIKKDLSAMGRFFMFAVLGLFVAMIVNLFVASTGLTLIISIVGVLLFAGLTAYDTQMLRNMALSGIQGEMAERAAINGALALYLDFINMFLFILRLFGIGSSRD, from the coding sequence ATGCAAACGTACCCCACCACTGCCCATACGACGGACATCGTCCGGACGTTCATGGCCCGCACCTATTCGTGGATGGCGGCCGGCCTGGCGCTAACGGCCGGCGTCGCCTTCCTGACGGCGCAGAACGACGCCCTGGCGTATCAGGTGTACCAACTGCGGATGCCGCTGTTTCTGGCCCAGCTGGCACTGGTGTTTGTGCTGAGCCTGTTTTCCGCCCGGCTGAACAGCGCGGTGGCCGGCGCCCTGTTTATCGGGTACGCCGCGCTGACTGGCCTGACCTTCTCGGGTCTGCTGCTGGCTTACGACGCCAGTGCGGTCACGGCGGCGTTCGCCACCACAGCCGGCACCTTCGGCCTGATGAGCGTGGCCGGCTTTATCATCAAGAAGGACCTGAGTGCGATGGGCCGCTTTTTCATGTTCGCGGTGCTGGGCCTGTTCGTGGCCATGATCGTCAACCTGTTTGTGGCCAGCACGGGCCTGACGCTGATCATCAGCATCGTGGGCGTCTTGCTGTTCGCTGGCCTGACTGCCTACGACACCCAGATGCTGCGCAACATGGCCCTGAGCGGCATTCAGGGCGAGATGGCCGAGCGGGCCGCCATCAACGGCGCCCTGGCGCTGTACCTGGACTTCATCAATATGTTCCTGTTCATCCTGCGTCTGTTCGGGATCGGCAGCAGCCGCGACTAA
- the treY gene encoding malto-oligosyltrehalose synthase: MTSPAPHIPQATYRLQLHAGFDFAAARRVLPYLRRLGITDIYLSPIWTSTPGSPHGYDVTDHSQINPELGGLAGLRRLSARARELGLGLIVDFVPNHMGIQGGHNPYWEDVLRHGQASRYAHFFDISWHPLKRALDGKVLLPVLGDQYGRILERGELTLERSGGTFSLRYWERRLPLSPRSVALLLAWVQAALDPGVETATLGELASIRRSVDNLPRSTEPALTDTDRAIRAQEVEVMTRRVDALLASSPAVRAAADRMLEGVNSDQTRLDALVSEQNYRLASWKVAAEEINYRRFFDINDLAALRVEDPRVFAWAHATLFDLLRQGLVQGVRLDHTDGLYDPAGYFRALQAGAAHALGVDPAVTLTGERPLYVVAEKILEPGETLPASWAVHGTTGYDFLAQLGGTFVDQSSEEELSAIYRRFTGDRTSYGEHLYRGKHLIQRVSLPGEVNVLAEHLERLSEADLRARDFTLSTLRAAIREVIASFPVYRTYLRPDGSRESGDNAKIERAIRDAAAHNRQEGAALDPSVFEYLQAVLTLDAPDEATRAAYAEFALKFQQLTGPVTAKGAEDTAFYRYSRLVALNEVGGDPALYGTPLTTFHQAAQARARHWPHAMLGGSTHDTKRGEDTRARICVLSEMPQTWAAYLSRWSPLIRSLETDLDLGRAPTSLDTYTLLQNALGAYPLRGDLGGFADRLSAYMLKAAREAKLRTSWAAPDSEYEAALERLVRGLLDHSDFLASLRELHDRISPYGAHNGLSAALVRLTAPGVPDTYQGSEGWNQSLVDPDNRRPVDYPALSRTLGRLERGADPARLLAAYPTGDVKVMVTRAALHARAEQPDLFRHGSYAPLGGGRHMLGFVREHAGQRAITVAPRLTLTLTRERVPWAVGDVWGNRQLSLPAGTYRNALTGQRLRVHGDKTPLAKILEDFPLALLLSE, translated from the coding sequence ATGACCAGCCCTGCACCGCACATCCCGCAGGCCACCTACCGCCTGCAACTGCATGCCGGGTTTGACTTCGCGGCGGCGCGCCGGGTTCTGCCGTACCTGAGGCGCCTGGGCATCACGGACATTTACCTCTCGCCCATCTGGACCAGCACGCCGGGCAGTCCTCACGGCTACGACGTCACCGACCACTCGCAGATTAACCCCGAGCTGGGCGGGCTAGCCGGGCTGCGGCGCCTGTCTGCGCGGGCGCGCGAGTTGGGCCTAGGCCTGATTGTGGACTTCGTGCCCAACCACATGGGCATTCAGGGCGGGCACAACCCGTACTGGGAAGACGTGCTGCGCCACGGGCAGGCCAGCCGTTACGCGCACTTCTTCGATATCTCCTGGCACCCCCTCAAGCGGGCGCTGGACGGCAAGGTGCTGCTGCCGGTGCTGGGCGACCAGTACGGCCGGATTCTGGAGCGCGGCGAATTGACGCTGGAGCGGTCCGGCGGCACCTTCTCTCTGCGCTACTGGGAGCGGCGGCTGCCGCTGTCACCGCGCAGTGTGGCGCTGCTGCTGGCCTGGGTGCAGGCGGCGCTGGACCCCGGTGTGGAGACCGCTACGCTGGGCGAACTCGCCAGCATTCGCCGCTCGGTGGACAACCTGCCGCGCAGCACCGAGCCGGCCCTGACCGATACCGACCGCGCCATCCGCGCCCAGGAGGTCGAGGTGATGACCCGGCGTGTGGACGCGCTGCTGGCCAGCAGCCCAGCGGTACGCGCCGCCGCCGACCGAATGCTGGAGGGCGTGAACAGCGACCAGACGCGGCTGGACGCCCTGGTCAGCGAGCAGAACTACCGCCTGGCTTCGTGGAAGGTGGCCGCCGAGGAGATCAATTACCGGCGCTTTTTTGACATCAACGACCTGGCCGCGCTGCGCGTGGAGGACCCGCGCGTCTTTGCCTGGGCGCACGCCACCCTGTTTGACCTGCTGCGCCAGGGCCTCGTGCAGGGGGTGCGGCTGGACCACACCGACGGCCTGTACGACCCCGCCGGTTACTTCCGGGCGCTTCAGGCGGGAGCGGCGCACGCGCTGGGCGTGGACCCCGCTGTGACCCTCACGGGCGAGCGGCCCCTGTACGTGGTGGCCGAAAAGATTCTGGAACCCGGCGAGACACTGCCCGCCAGCTGGGCCGTTCACGGCACCACCGGCTACGACTTTCTGGCGCAGCTGGGCGGCACCTTTGTGGACCAGAGCAGCGAGGAAGAACTGAGTGCCATCTACCGCCGCTTTACCGGCGACCGCACCAGTTACGGCGAGCACCTGTACCGGGGCAAGCACCTGATTCAGCGCGTCAGCCTGCCCGGCGAAGTCAACGTGCTGGCCGAACACCTGGAGCGCCTTTCGGAGGCCGACCTGCGCGCCCGCGACTTCACCCTCAGCACGCTGCGGGCGGCCATCCGCGAAGTCATCGCCAGCTTTCCGGTGTACCGCACCTACCTGCGGCCCGACGGCAGCCGTGAAAGCGGGGACAACGCCAAGATTGAGCGCGCCATCCGCGACGCCGCCGCCCACAACCGCCAGGAGGGCGCCGCGCTGGACCCCAGCGTCTTTGAGTACCTGCAAGCCGTGCTGACCCTGGACGCCCCCGATGAGGCCACCCGCGCCGCCTACGCCGAGTTCGCCCTGAAGTTTCAGCAGCTGACCGGCCCCGTGACGGCCAAAGGCGCCGAGGACACGGCCTTTTACCGCTACAGCCGCCTGGTCGCACTGAACGAGGTGGGCGGCGACCCTGCGCTGTACGGCACGCCGCTGACCACCTTTCACCAGGCCGCCCAGGCCCGTGCCCGCCACTGGCCACACGCCATGCTGGGCGGCAGCACCCACGACACCAAGCGCGGCGAGGACACCCGCGCCCGGATTTGCGTACTGTCCGAGATGCCCCAGACCTGGGCCGCCTACCTGAGCCGCTGGTCGCCCCTGATTCGCAGCCTGGAAACCGACCTGGACCTGGGCCGGGCGCCTACCTCTCTGGACACCTATACGCTGCTGCAAAACGCCCTGGGCGCGTACCCGCTGCGCGGTGACCTGGGGGGCTTTGCCGACCGTCTGAGCGCCTACATGCTCAAAGCGGCCCGCGAAGCCAAGCTGCGCACCAGCTGGGCCGCCCCTGACAGCGAGTACGAGGCCGCGCTGGAACGGCTGGTGCGGGGCCTGCTGGACCACAGTGACTTTCTGGCCTCGCTGCGCGAACTCCACGACCGCATCAGCCCCTATGGCGCGCACAATGGCCTCTCGGCAGCGCTGGTGCGCCTCACCGCCCCCGGCGTGCCCGACACCTATCAGGGCAGTGAGGGCTGGAACCAGAGCTTGGTGGACCCCGACAACCGCCGGCCGGTGGACTACCCGGCCCTGAGCCGCACCCTGGGCCGACTGGAACGCGGCGCCGACCCGGCGCGGTTGCTGGCCGCCTACCCCACAGGCGATGTGAAGGTCATGGTGACGCGCGCCGCCCTGCACGCCCGCGCCGAGCAGCCCGATCTGTTCCGGCACGGCAGTTACGCGCCGCTGGGCGGAGGCCGGCACATGCTGGGCTTCGTGCGCGAACACGCGGGCCAGCGGGCCATCACGGTTGCTCCCCGCCTGACCCTGACCCTGACCCGCGAGCGGGTGCCCTGGGCGGTGGGCGACGTGTGGGGCAACCGGCAACTGAGCCTGCCGGCCGGCACCTACCGCAACGCCCTGACCGGACAGCGCCTGCGTGTGCACGGCGACAAGACCCCGCTGGCCAAGATTCTGGAGGATTTTCCTCTGGCCCTGCTGCTGAGCGAGTAG
- a CDS encoding metallophosphoesterase family protein, which translates to MRLAILGDVHGNAFALAAVLADIQRHAPDLTINLGDQAEGSADPARALALQAELAAGGAVEVRGNNEEKLWPGGRRSPLSLAYGAWLAAQTPPGALTRIAGLPLEARALDGAVYACHGTPHSAWESLLWVWDPAGFYRAREPRDLRALVEPLGAEVVLCGHTHRAGATRVGDTLVVNAGAVSDQVDGDPRARWTRLDQVGGAWQVSFHAVAYDIEAAVAWSCAHTPFGEGEAKLLRTGTMDGRGDGEAVG; encoded by the coding sequence ATGCGGCTAGCGATTCTAGGAGACGTGCATGGCAACGCTTTTGCCCTGGCAGCAGTGCTGGCCGACATTCAGCGCCATGCGCCTGACTTGACCATCAATCTGGGCGACCAGGCCGAGGGCAGCGCCGACCCTGCCCGCGCCCTGGCTTTGCAGGCCGAGCTGGCGGCCGGGGGCGCCGTAGAGGTCCGCGGCAACAACGAGGAGAAACTGTGGCCGGGTGGGCGGCGCTCGCCGCTCTCTCTGGCTTACGGGGCGTGGCTGGCCGCCCAGACGCCGCCCGGAGCCCTGACCCGTATTGCGGGCCTGCCACTGGAAGCCCGCGCCCTGGACGGCGCTGTCTACGCCTGTCACGGCACGCCGCACAGTGCCTGGGAAAGCCTGCTGTGGGTCTGGGACCCGGCTGGCTTCTACCGCGCCCGCGAACCGCGAGACCTGCGCGCACTGGTTGAGCCTCTGGGGGCCGAGGTCGTGCTGTGCGGGCACACCCACCGGGCCGGGGCGACACGGGTCGGCGACACCCTGGTCGTTAATGCGGGCGCCGTCAGCGATCAGGTGGACGGCGATCCCCGCGCCCGCTGGACCCGGCTGGACCAGGTGGGCGGCGCCTGGCAGGTCAGTTTTCACGCGGTGGCCTATGACATTGAAGCGGCGGTGGCCTGGTCCTGCGCCCACACCCCCTTTGGCGAGGGCGAGGCGAAGTTGCTGCGCACCGGCACGATGGACGGGCGCGGCGACGGTGAGGCCGTGGGCTAA